A window of Xenopus laevis strain J_2021 chromosome 1L, Xenopus_laevis_v10.1, whole genome shotgun sequence genomic DNA:
ACAGCCTCAAGAGTTAAGGGCTGTTGGGGATTCCAGTGAACTGGGTACAAAGATCCCTTGTCAGATGCTTTGATCCTTAAACTAAAGAAGAACTCTATTGACTGGCTGCCAGTCGTGCCCATGGCACTGCAGAGATATCAGTGACAAGCACTGGCTACCAGGCATCTCGCTTTCCACGCTGCCCAAGGGCTGACCTCCTGAACTGCAAAACTATAGGAGGGGGATctgtttctaatatacattatTGATTTGACTTGTCCGCGGCCACTGTGCTGTTTATTAACTAGATAGCAGAGAGAAAGGAATCGTTTATCTTCTCCCAGAGGTAGGCACAGCCTTACTATAAGTTATGCCTCCTCacaaaaataaaggcagttttctcCCAGGCTCCTCAGCTCCACTTGCTTCTGATGCACATTTGTCCCAATGAATTGCAGATCTTGGGAATCTCTAGGCGTTTAACCAGTCTGGGACCAGCGCTGTCAGCCTGTGCAATAACATAGTTATACACCATAACCTGCTAAGAATTAAACACCAGCATTTTATTAACTGTTAATGTCCCtgttatatttaataaactttaaatacGCATACCCTTATATATCCTGACGTGACTGAATAACGCTGCCCTAATGGCCAATATTAATCCCCATATGACTGAGAATTCAGAATACGTGCGTGTGAGTATGCTGGGCTCTGctgttctatatactgtacatcaccgagagtgtgttggggggggggggtagtgctTAGTAAGTTATAGGGGCCACAAATTCCCCACTAGTACAGGTGCCAGAggatgtgttatgtgtgtgtgtgtgtttgcatttCAAAGATGTGTTTGTTTACTCACAAATCAGGGGTGTGTTTTCTTGTGTGAGTGCGGGTTTGTGTAATTAGTGTGCTAATCTATGAGTGGGTGTGTGCGTGTGCAACTTGATCATTTTGCAGAGCTATGTATGTGCTATATGACAACATTTTAGGGATGTGTGCGTGGCTTTTAGTGTGTATGTGCCCCTGCAAGACATGGATGCATGTTTGTATATCTATTTGCCTATATTTTAGTGATGCATATGTGATTTCTGCAGGGGCTGCATGCATTAGAGTGTGTACATTAGAATGAGTGTACATTAGAGTAATTGTGTTAGAGTGAGTGTACATTAGAGTAAGTGTACATTACAGTGAGTATGTTAGAGTGAGTGTACATTACAGTGAGTACATTAGAGTGAGTGTACATTAGAGTGAGTGTACATTAGTGAGTGTACATTAGAGTGAGTGTACATTTGAGTGAGTGTACATTAGAGTGAGTGTACATTAGAGTGAGTGTACATTAGAGTGAGTGTACATTAGAGTGAGTGTACATTACAGTGAGTACATTAGAGTGAGTGTACATTAGAGTGCATGTACATTTGAGTGAGTGTACATTAGTGAGTGTACATTAGAGTGAGTGTACATTAGAGTGAATGTACATTAGAGTGAGTGTACATTAGAGTGCACATTAGAGTGCTTGTACATTAGAGTGCGTGTACATTAGAGTGAGTATACATTAGAGTGAGTATGTTAGAGTGAGTGTACATTACAGTAAGTACATTAGAGTGAGTGTACATTAGAGTGCATGTACATTAAAGTGAGTGTACATTAGAGTGAGTACATTAGAGTGAGTTGTACATTAGAGTGAGTGTACATTAAAGTATGGCGTTTGTATGGATATGTGTATATTGTGGAATCAGTGTTTGGTAAGTGTTCTTGAGTTGTGTTCTTGAGTGTTTCCCAAAATGTtggagctctctctctctgtgttacCATGTCATGGATATGAAGAGATATGAGTGTAGATGTGGGATTTGTGGGATTGTGGGCCCACCTGTCATGGTGTCCGTGTGTATAGAAGTGAATGTGTGCTGTGCTGGTGTTTAATAGAAAGacgtgtgtgtaatgtgtgtaatgtgtgaGCCCCCAGTGCAGGTAGTGAGTGTTCAGTACAATGAGTGAGTCTCTGTATCAGGGATCATGTGACAAGAGGGAAGATTTAGTTTCTGTCTTGTGGCAAAGTGTCTTTCCTTGTGCAGCGATAACGGCAATAAATTGCACAGTAATCACAAACATGTGTCTGTCCCCTGGGGTCCCCCCGCCTTGACTAGAGGAGTTGCACAGGACACGGTGCGATTTAGCGCAACCTCGATCACTTTTTTACAGACACTTGCAGCGGCGCTGGGGGATTATATATCAGTTGATCAGTCACAGGGAAGAGACGTGTAATAATAAGCGGATGGATCTGCCCCggctcccccccacacacacagcagaTGGACTTGCCCGGCCAGTACTAAGCGAAGCATGAAGAGGAGGGGGTGGATAATCAGGCGCTACTGAAGGGCCTTATCATGAGTGGGAGTAAGAGGAGGGGGATCTCCGCTTGGCAGAAGCTGATGGCCGCACTGCAGGCTACTCCTGGCACATCGCCGCAGCAAAGCCACATTGGAGCTGCAGGGATCGCCATTGTCATTACTTCAAGTCGCTCCAAAAACCTAATGGAGGTTTTGTATTAATCCCACTTAACCCGCCGTAAAAAGTGACGATCCCCCCTCTCTCTCagccacctcctcctcctcctctgttcTGTACTGCGGTGGTAGCGAGCGCGCATGCGCCGGGGCTGGTGAGCTGATGCTGCAGATATAAAGGCGAGCAGTGTCTGTGAGAGCGGGAGGGGGAGCGTTTCATCAGTCAGTCAGGGAGTGAGGCAGCAGCAGCCGCTTCTCTGGGACAGGGGACTCAATTGTCGCTCTCACATCATCATTTCTTAAAGGCAGATCAATATATGAAAGTACTGGAGAAATGCGCCGTGGGGGTGAAGTTGAACTCACCTCAGGGGTCGGTGTCGCATTTCTATTTGCTATTGACATAGTCACTAACGCTGCCATTTCCCTGCTCCCTGCGCTGAGTGTGTGTCTCCTGGAACTAAACTTCTGTCTGAGTCGCAGTCAGACCTAATAAATCGCACACACTGTGTCGGACAGACGAGGACGCACACGTGCTTTGTTGCAGCGCGTCTGATATAATTCACTCACAGACACATACCGACACATGTCTACACTCGATACAGACACAATCGCACACTCCTACACTATCATATATATCGCTCACAcattcactgacacacacacacacctgctgTGTGTCACATTGATGTTGCACCACATGACTCCATAGGGATGAAGGACAGACACACCGGCACATAGTGACAAGGCAGAGCCCGACCTGCTCTCATATTCAGCTGTTTCTCCCAATGGATGAGCAAAATCTGAACTTCAGACACGACTGGGACTAGTATCCATTTGTATCAGTTCCTGGGCTGTGGCACCTACACTGTCGCATCTGTTAAACTGTGTTCCTGGAGGGGCTCAGCAGTGACCCCCTCAAACCACTGACATTCTTTTATTGAGACTCTgtccaactcccagcaccaaAAAGTACCACCTGCAAATAAACACCCACTCACCAACTACCCATGGCCTGAGAGAGACCAACTGCAACCTGCTGTCTTCCACATGTGCTTCAACTCCCAGTACCCCTCAatagggtgcagggagttggacTGTGGAGGTAACCCGACCCTGAGCAGTGGAAACATAATGACTGGTTCGTTTAGAAATGAGAAATGCAAtaattctgcaataataaaaaaaataaatgtgtaggaTGATGCTAATCCAATCTATGTGGCGTCTGTGTAATCCTATAGCTCTACATCAGCTCCATCTCCTGCTATCCTAATAAGAAAGAGCAGGGAAGTGTAGTTTAGCCGCAGCGAGAGGGCTGCAGTTTGGAATGCTGTCTGTCCAGCTGCCATCGCACCACTATAGGCTGGCACtggcagtagcagcagcagcagtcgcATCAGCTCAGATTTGTGAAGTGAAACGTCTGCTCCTCTTGTTCCTGCTTCCAGTCTGAAGCGACTGCAACGTCCAGCGACTTGGGACAAACTTGCTGCTTATCAGACACTGACAGCCAGACCTGTGTCTTCAATAAACCCCTGTGCATGGGCCACTAATCGCCAGCAAGCGCGTATGGTCGCCCGCTGAGAGATGGCTACCATGTGGGCAAAATCCCATCTAAGGAAAATATCACCGCATACACATCGGGATTTTCCCCTTGGCTTTTCATTCATTTGAGATGCCTTGGTggatgtaaccccccccccccttccctccaCCCACGCACCCGACCACCACCCTCGGTGGCGACCCCCCGCCCCCAAGCACCGAGGCTGTGTGTAACCTCTGAACTGCAGGATCAAGTGGAGCTCCGTTACCTGCATTGGGACAAGAGCAGCGGGGAgagggggaggagagagagagaagggggaaGAGCGAGGGGAGAGACTCTGCAATATCATTTGTGAATCGCGCTCAGGGCTGCAGATACAtattcctactgctgctgctgctgctgctttaatAACACATGCAGCAGGATTGCAGGTAGCACCGACTGCGGCTGTATCGCTAGCAACTTGGAGCTGTCCCTCAGCACTGGGGGGAAAGAGAGACAGATTCGACAGGAACTTTGGGCAGCCCCAGGGACTGATTAACATTGAGGAtctactgggttttttttccactccaGCAGCGGATCTTATTCTGGAATAAAACGTTTCTGCTGCTACTGCAACTGTCAGATCTGGGTGACAGCGATTACTGCCTCTTGCTTTTCATCAGAGGGATCAGTTGTTGGCTGTCGGACGTGGGAGACAGTTACTGTTTGTCGGCGGTGGCTGCTTTCTGTCCCAGGAACTAACAGAGAGAGTCGCGCCAAGTCGCAGGGATGAGCTGTTAAACTTGCGGGAATCGCTAAGAGCCGAGCAGCCAGAGAGCGTGTGTAGCCCCGGTGCGTGCAGTTCAGTGCAGGGGGGAATGATGAGGACTGAGGGGACACAGAGTTGCTGGAGCTCGTGGCTGCTGATGCTGCTTCACATTTCACTGACTGTGGCCGCCACCAAACAGCTGCTCAAGTACCGGATCGCGGAGGAAGGACCGGCCGATGTGCGGATCGGTAACGTGGCCAAAGAGATCGGGATAGTGAAAGGCTCCGGGGACGTGACCTTCAGCCTGGAGTCCGGTTCCGATTACTTTAAGATCGACAACGTGACCGGGGAactgagcaccacggagcggCGGATAGACCGGGAGAAGCTGCAGCAGTGTCAGATGATCTTCGACGAGAACGAGTGTTTCATAGACTTTGAGGTGTCGGTGATCGGGCCGGCGCAGAGCTGGGTGGAGCTGTTCGAGGGCAGGGTGGTCATCCTGGACATTAACGATAACACCCCGACCTTCCCGTCCCCCGTGCTCACCCTCACCGTGGAGGAGAACCGGCCCGTGGGGACTCTGTACCTGCTGCCCACCGCCACCGACCGCGACTTCGGCCGCAACGGGATAGAGCGCTACGAGCTGATCCAGGACGCCGGGGAGAGTCTGTATGTGTCCGGCCGAAGGGGGGCGCCAGAGAGTGGCCTGTACCCGGGCAAGAGGAGGATGGAGTCGGACGGCAGGAGCAGCGTGTTTGAGCTGCAAGTGGCCGACACCTCGGATGGGGAGAAGCAGCCGCAGCTCATTGTCAAGGGGCCGCTGGACCGGGAGCAGAGGGATTCCTATGAGCTCACCCTGCGGGTAAGAGATGGGGGAGAACCTCCTCGATCGTCCCAGTCCATTCTCAGGGTCCTCATCACCGATGTCAACGACAACAGCCCCCGGTTCGAGAAGAGCGTGTACGAGGCCGACCTGGCAGAGAACAGCGCCCCGGGCACCCCTATCCTGCAGCTCAGAGCCGCCGACTACGACGTAGGGGTGAACGGTCAGATCGAGTACGTGTTCGGGGCAGCGACCGAGTCGGTAAGGAGACTTCTCAGGCTGGACGAGAACTCCGGTTGGCTCAGCGTCCTGCACCGGATAGACCGGGAGGAAGTCAATCAGCTGAGATTCACCGTCATGGCCAGAGACAGGGGGCAGCCCCCCAAAACCGACAAGGCCACGGTGGTGCTGAATATAAAGGATGAGAATGATAACGTGCCCCTCATAGACATCAGGAAGATCGGCAGGATCCCAGTGAAGGACGGAATGGCCAATGTGGCCGAGGATGTGCTGGTAGATACCCCTATAGCTCTGGTGCAGGTGTCCGACAGGGACCAGGGGGAGAACGGAGTGGTCACGTGCACTGTAGTCGGCGACGTCCCGTTCCAGCTGAAACCCGCGAGTGACGGGGAGGGGGAGCAGAACAAGAAGAAGTATTTCCTGCACACCTCGGCCCCCCTGGACTATGAGAACGTTAAGGAATACAATGTCATCATCGTGGCCGTGGATTCGGGGAGCCCCAGCCTGTCCAGCAACAACTCCCTCCTCGTCAAAGTGGGGGACACCAACGACAACCCCCCGGTGTTCAGCCAAGCGGCGGTGGAAGTGGCTTTCCCTGAGAACAACGTACTGGGAGAGCGAGTGGCCACAGTCCTGGCAACAGACGCCGACAGCGGCAAAAACGCCGAGATCGCTTATTCCCTGGAGCCTCCTATGGACGGGATCTTCTCCATTCACCCCGACACCGGCGATATCACAGTCAATATCATCCTGGACCGGGAGCAGACGGACAGGTACGAGTTCAGAGTGGTCGCCAAAGACAAGGGCATCCCCGTCCTGCAGGGGGCGACCTCAGTGGTGGTGCAAGTGGCCGACAGAAACGACAACGAGCCCAAGTTCATGCAGGACGTGTTCACTTTCTACGTGAAGGAAAACTTGCAGCCCAACAGCCCAGTGGGAATGGTGACCGTGATGGACTCGGACAAAGGTCGCAATGCAGAGATGAGTTTATTTATCGAGGAGGACAGCGATATCTTCTCCATAGAGAACGAAACGGGGACCATCTACTCCACCGTCTCCTTTGACAGGGAACACCAGACCAGCTACACGTTTAGGGTGAAAGCAGTAGATGGTGGAGACCCTCCCAGATCAGCCACTGCCACCGTGTCCCTGTTTGTGATGGATGAGAATGACAATGCCCCTTCCATTAGTTTCCCAATTAACACTTCCTATGCTGTGCTGTCCCCTGCCAGCAACGTGAGAACGGTGGTGGCCTCAGTAGTGGCAACTGACAGTGACAATGGAGTCAATGCTGATCTCAACTACAGCATCGTAGGGGGGAATCCCTATAAGCTCTTCGAAATTGACTCCACCAGCGGAGTGGTGTCTTTGGTTGGCAAGCTCACCTCTAAGCATTATGGGCTGCACCGACTAGTAGTGCAAGTGAATGATAGCGGGCAACCCCCCCAGTCGACAATAGCCCTGGTGCACGTGTTCGTCAATGAAACCATCTCCAATGCCACAGTGGTCGACTTCCAAATTGCCAGAAGTTTGCATACCCCATTAACCCAGGATATCGCTGGAGACCCCAGCTATGACATGAGCAAGCAGAGACTGAGCATAGTCATAGGAGTGGTGGCTGGCATCATGACTGTCATTCTGATCATACTGGTGGTGGTCATGGCCCGTTACTGTCGAGCCAAAAGCAAGAATGGCTACGAAGCCGGCAAAAAGGACCACGAGGACTTCTTCACCCCCCAGCAGCACGATAAgtctaaaaaacccaaaaaggacAAGAAAAATAAGAAGTCCAAGCAGCCCCTGTACAGCAGCATAGTCACAGTGGAGGCTTCTAAGCCAAACGGACAGAGATATGACAGTGTCAATGAGAAACTGTCGGACAGCCCCAGCATGGGAAGGTACAGAACTGTCAATGGAGGTCCAGGTAGCCCTGATCTCGCCAGGCATTACAAATCCAGCTCCCCGCTGCCTACTGTACAGCTCCACCCTCAGTCGCCTACTGCTGGCAAAAAACACCAGGCTGTGCAAGACTTACCCCCGGCCAATACTTTTGTAGGAGCTGGAGACAACATCTCAATTGGATCAGATCACTGTTCCGAGTATAGCTGTCAAACCAACAACAAGTACAGCAAACAGGTAAGCCATGCCACTAAAATGTACATGATATATATCAAATGTATAGTGCATGTAACGTCTGTCTCCCCCCAACTTACCCTTTATttgccacatactgtatgtgtttccCATTTAGTCAGTCTTTGGCCCAGCAGCTGTGGCTCTGTTTCACTTTCTGGTATCACAGACTGCTTTTGATTGGCCAAAGAAACCCAGGGGTTGTAGATCAGCCAGTACCAAAGAAATGCAGGGAATCCCCAGCATGTGACAGTTTAATCTGATGGTTAGCTGCACCTCCCAACATCCTTCTTGGGgcattctgggacttgtagttttctAGCTGCTGAAGTTTTAAGTTTCCTGGGTCGGAGGCGTGTAAATATCACACTGACATTTTTATAAAGACTGACAGATTAATTATCTTTTCTACCAGGACATTATAATAGATGTATTGGTGCAGTATCCCATTTACAACATTGCTTCTATTTGATACTAGCTGGATCCTGTAATGTATACCTGTAAGCAACCCCCATGGCCTATTGtatatctctctctgtctctcagtAAATGAATCATTTCCTCTGTGGACCTATAAATGCAGCAATTGGTGAGCCGCCTTCTTTCATTCTAAACTCCTTTATTACCTTATCTCTGAAGGAAGGAAGCGGCAGCCAATAGGATACAACAGGGTGTTGATTTGCAAACCTTTGCAATACCTCTGCAGGCTGATGCCATTAATGGAAAGCTTCTGCTCTCTCTGCAGTGTTCCTTAATCACACGGTGTCATCATAGATGTTTTCTCCCTTAAAGCTGCCGTTTCACTGGTCGTCATATGAAAATATCCGTTAATTAAATACAAGGGAATAGGTTATCCTGCAATTCTTTGAAAGCCCTGAAAAGTCAGCTTTAACCCTCCAGACGTAGGGGTAGGCAACACAGGCACCTGCTTTGGCACGCAAAGGGTGCAATTAGAGAAAATGTCTTTTGAGGAGTTTTAGAATTTTTAGTTATCAATAACAGCTCCTTCCTGTAAAAGTTGATCTGTGTCTGCCGTTTATTTCGCCAGACAGCAAGTTAATGGAGAGGTAGGACTATTGAGGGTGCACCCACTGCCTAGGGTACAGGATAGAGGAGCCTGCCCAGGCCTCTTTATCATAAGTATTAAGACGTGGGGTGGATCCTGAGCTAAATAGGGATGGCAAGGCTTCCttatgtgaacaataaattgCAATTAATTATACACACAATCTTTTCTGGCATGGTGtatgtatataattttaataaaaactggGCAGTCCAGttctataataaattataattcgTGATATGGCCCTTTAACAGGTAGTTACTTGTCTGTCAGCCTAAGCACTGTTCTTACCCTTGTTTCCTCAGATACTACAGAGCACTAAGAATGCTTTGATCTATCTCAGAggatcatgggagatgtagttcaataACATCTGGGGAACCAAGCaggaccttaaaggggtggttcacctttaagttatcttgtagtatgttatagaatggccaattctaagcagcctttcagttggtcttcattatttattctttttagtttttgatttgccttcttctgactctttttcagctttcaaatgggggtcactgaccccttcttaaaacaaatgctctgtaaggctttacatttattaatactgTTTATCATTCTATCAAGGCcttattctattcatattccagtctctaatttaaaATGTGGTAACTtgaaccctagcgaccagattgctgaaattgcgaactggagagctgctgaataaaaagctaaataactcaaaaacccactagtaataaaaaatgaaaaccaattgcaaattgtcgggGAATATagctctctacgtcatactaaacgttaatttaaaggtgaactaaagtaAAATGCAGGAAGGACTGGAAGAGAAGGGCAGATCATGTGCCACATTTGCCTTGAGTAGCAGCAAGACATGgaatactttcctttttttttcattgccagTCTTGATGAGTTGCGTCGAGTGAGATAATTAGGGAAGTGTAGGATTGTTATGTCATCCCACTGGGTCGTCTTGGTCAGGGACATTTCTGCTTATCTCG
This region includes:
- the pcdh7.L gene encoding protocadherin 7 L homeolog isoform X3, encoding MMRTEGTQSCWSSWLLMLLHISLTVAATKQLLKYRIAEEGPADVRIGNVAKEIGIVKGSGDVTFSLESGSDYFKIDNVTGELSTTERRIDREKLQQCQMIFDENECFIDFEVSVIGPAQSWVELFEGRVVILDINDNTPTFPSPVLTLTVEENRPVGTLYLLPTATDRDFGRNGIERYELIQDAGESLYVSGRRGAPESGLYPGKRRMESDGRSSVFELQVADTSDGEKQPQLIVKGPLDREQRDSYELTLRVRDGGEPPRSSQSILRVLITDVNDNSPRFEKSVYEADLAENSAPGTPILQLRAADYDVGVNGQIEYVFGAATESVRRLLRLDENSGWLSVLHRIDREEVNQLRFTVMARDRGQPPKTDKATVVLNIKDENDNVPLIDIRKIGRIPVKDGMANVAEDVLVDTPIALVQVSDRDQGENGVVTCTVVGDVPFQLKPASDGEGEQNKKKYFLHTSAPLDYENVKEYNVIIVAVDSGSPSLSSNNSLLVKVGDTNDNPPVFSQAAVEVAFPENNVLGERVATVLATDADSGKNAEIAYSLEPPMDGIFSIHPDTGDITVNIILDREQTDRYEFRVVAKDKGIPVLQGATSVVVQVADRNDNEPKFMQDVFTFYVKENLQPNSPVGMVTVMDSDKGRNAEMSLFIEEDSDIFSIENETGTIYSTVSFDREHQTSYTFRVKAVDGGDPPRSATATVSLFVMDENDNAPSISFPINTSYAVLSPASNVRTVVASVVATDSDNGVNADLNYSIVGGNPYKLFEIDSTSGVVSLVGKLTSKHYGLHRLVVQVNDSGQPPQSTIALVHVFVNETISNATVVDFQIARSLHTPLTQDIAGDPSYDMSKQRLSIVIGVVAGIMTVILIILVVVMARYCRAKSKNGYEAGKKDHEDFFTPQQHDKSKKPKKDKKNKKSKQPLYSSIVTVEASKPNGQRYDSVNEKLSDSPSMGRYRTVNGGPGSPDLARHYKSSSPLPTVQLHPQSPTAGKKHQAVQDLPPANTFVGAGDNISIGSDHCSEYSCQTNNKYSKQILQSTKNALIYLRGSWEM
- the pcdh7.L gene encoding protocadherin 7 L homeolog isoform X4 translates to MMRTEGTQSCWSSWLLMLLHISLTVAATKQLLKYRIAEEGPADVRIGNVAKEIGIVKGSGDVTFSLESGSDYFKIDNVTGELSTTERRIDREKLQQCQMIFDENECFIDFEVSVIGPAQSWVELFEGRVVILDINDNTPTFPSPVLTLTVEENRPVGTLYLLPTATDRDFGRNGIERYELIQDAGESLYVSGRRGAPESGLYPGKRRMESDGRSSVFELQVADTSDGEKQPQLIVKGPLDREQRDSYELTLRVRDGGEPPRSSQSILRVLITDVNDNSPRFEKSVYEADLAENSAPGTPILQLRAADYDVGVNGQIEYVFGAATESVRRLLRLDENSGWLSVLHRIDREEVNQLRFTVMARDRGQPPKTDKATVVLNIKDENDNVPLIDIRKIGRIPVKDGMANVAEDVLVDTPIALVQVSDRDQGENGVVTCTVVGDVPFQLKPASDGEGEQNKKKYFLHTSAPLDYENVKEYNVIIVAVDSGSPSLSSNNSLLVKVGDTNDNPPVFSQAAVEVAFPENNVLGERVATVLATDADSGKNAEIAYSLEPPMDGIFSIHPDTGDITVNIILDREQTDRYEFRVVAKDKGIPVLQGATSVVVQVADRNDNEPKFMQDVFTFYVKENLQPNSPVGMVTVMDSDKGRNAEMSLFIEEDSDIFSIENETGTIYSTVSFDREHQTSYTFRVKAVDGGDPPRSATATVSLFVMDENDNAPSISFPINTSYAVLSPASNVRTVVASVVATDSDNGVNADLNYSIVGGNPYKLFEIDSTSGVVSLVGKLTSKHYGLHRLVVQVNDSGQPPQSTIALVHVFVNETISNATVVDFQIARSLHTPLTQDIAGDPSYDMSKQRLSIVIGVVAGIMTVILIILVVVMARYCRAKSKNGYEAGKKDHEDFFTPQQHDKSKKPKKDKKNKKSKQPLYSSIVTVEASKPNGQRYDSVNEKLSDSPSMGRYRTVNGGPGSPDLARHYKSSSPLPTVQLHPQSPTAGKKHQAVQDLPPANTFVGAGDNISIGSDHCSEYSCQTNNKYSKQVAAHPSCDPQLRS
- the pcdh7.L gene encoding protocadherin 7 L homeolog precursor (The RefSeq protein has 1 substitution, 1 non-frameshifting indel compared to this genomic sequence) — translated: MMRTEGTQSCWSSWLLMLLHISLTVAATKQLLKYRIAEEGPADVRIGNVAKEIGIVKGSGDVTFSLESGSDYFKIDNVTGELSTTERRIDREKLQQCQMIFDENECFIDFEVSVIGPAQSWVELFEGRVVILDINDNTPTFPSPVLTLTVEENRPVGTLYLLPTATDRDFGRNGIERYELIQDAGESLYVSGRRGAPESGLYPGKRRMESDGRSSVFELQVADTSDGEKQPQLIVKGPLDREQRDSYELLRVRDGGEPPRSSQSILRVLITDVNDNSPRFEKSVYEADLAENSAPGTPILQLRAADYDVGVNGQIEYVFGAATESVRRLLRLDENSGWLSVLHRIDREEVNQLRFTVMARDRGQPPKTDKATVVLNIKDENDNVPLIDIRKIGRIPVKDGMANVAEDVLVDTPIALVQVSDRDQGENGVVTCTVVGDVPFQLKPASDGEGEQNKKKYFLHTSAPLDYENVKEYNVIIVAVDSGSPSLSSNNSLLVKVGDTNDNPPVFSQAAVEVAFPENNVLGERVATVLATDADSGKNAEIAYSLEPPMDGIFSIHPDTGDITVNIILDREQTDRYEFRVVAKDKGIPVLQGATSVVVQVADRNDNEPKFMQDVFTFYVKENLQPNSPVGMVTVMDSDKGRNAEMSLFIEEDSDIFSIENETGTIYSTVSFDREHQTSYTFRVKAVDGGDPPRSATATVSLFVMDENDNAPSISIPINTSYAVLSPASNVRTVVASVVATDSDNGVNADLNYSIVGGNPYKLFEIDSTSGVVSLVGKLTSKHYGLHRLVVQVNDSGQPPQSTIALVHVFVNETISNATVVDFQIARSLHTPLTQDIAGDPSYDMSKQRLSIVIGVVAGIMTVILIILVVVMARYCRAKSKNGYEAGKKDHEDFFTPQQHDKSKKPKKDKKNKKSKQPLYSSIVTVEASKPNGQRYDSVNEKLSDSPSMGRYRTVNGGPGSPDLARHYKSSSPLPTVQLHPQSPTAGKKHQAVQDLPPANTFVGAGDNISIGSDHCSEYSCQTNNKYSKQSHFLF
- the pcdh7.L gene encoding protocadherin 7 L homeolog isoform X2; this encodes MMRTEGTQSCWSSWLLMLLHISLTVAATKQLLKYRIAEEGPADVRIGNVAKEIGIVKGSGDVTFSLESGSDYFKIDNVTGELSTTERRIDREKLQQCQMIFDENECFIDFEVSVIGPAQSWVELFEGRVVILDINDNTPTFPSPVLTLTVEENRPVGTLYLLPTATDRDFGRNGIERYELIQDAGESLYVSGRRGAPESGLYPGKRRMESDGRSSVFELQVADTSDGEKQPQLIVKGPLDREQRDSYELTLRVRDGGEPPRSSQSILRVLITDVNDNSPRFEKSVYEADLAENSAPGTPILQLRAADYDVGVNGQIEYVFGAATESVRRLLRLDENSGWLSVLHRIDREEVNQLRFTVMARDRGQPPKTDKATVVLNIKDENDNVPLIDIRKIGRIPVKDGMANVAEDVLVDTPIALVQVSDRDQGENGVVTCTVVGDVPFQLKPASDGEGEQNKKKYFLHTSAPLDYENVKEYNVIIVAVDSGSPSLSSNNSLLVKVGDTNDNPPVFSQAAVEVAFPENNVLGERVATVLATDADSGKNAEIAYSLEPPMDGIFSIHPDTGDITVNIILDREQTDRYEFRVVAKDKGIPVLQGATSVVVQVADRNDNEPKFMQDVFTFYVKENLQPNSPVGMVTVMDSDKGRNAEMSLFIEEDSDIFSIENETGTIYSTVSFDREHQTSYTFRVKAVDGGDPPRSATATVSLFVMDENDNAPSISFPINTSYAVLSPASNVRTVVASVVATDSDNGVNADLNYSIVGGNPYKLFEIDSTSGVVSLVGKLTSKHYGLHRLVVQVNDSGQPPQSTIALVHVFVNETISNATVVDFQIARSLHTPLTQDIAGDPSYDMSKQRLSIVIGVVAGIMTVILIILVVVMARYCRAKSKNGYEAGKKDHEDFFTPQQHDKSKKPKKDKKNKKSKQPLYSSIVTVEASKPNGQRYDSVNEKLSDSPSMGRYRTVNGGPGSPDLARHYKSSSPLPTVQLHPQSPTAGKKHQAVQDLPPANTFVGAGDNISIGSDHCSEYSCQTNNKYSKQPFRRVTFSVVSQPQDPHQGSLQSCYDSGLEESETPSSKSSSGPRLGALPLPEDNYERTTPDGSVDSRPLPDVALTGKCTRECDEYGHSDSCWMPVRTSPERKRKTQPKLSTFMPVDERDSQEQLANGEVTLMGDRNRNLLNKKLASYETFNTATYSKSEEANPEDIPLTQTGEYKPSPVNTLTRREVYL